Below is a window of Arabidopsis thaliana chromosome 2, partial sequence DNA.
GATTCTTGTTTCGCCCACAATGTTACTCGTGGAAACCTCATAGGAGAGATGTCATCAAGACAATGGACAGCCCACAAAGTAGCAAAATTTCCAGGGCCATACCCTACCAACCACTCACATTTTCCAACATTCTCATTATCGTACTTTTCCATAGAAAAAACTTGATTAGTACCTTCGATGGTTTTGAATATACCCCCTGTACGAGTtccccaaaaaagaaataaatctcTACCCAAACAGCCATCCAAGACCTGATTTATCTCTATCACAGCTGCCACGCAAAACGATTTTTTATGATCAGGCACATCTTTCATgcctttttttgtctttccaCCATCTACCTCACACCATAACCTTACTGCCCCATCCAAGCAACATGTCATTAGCACATTCCTCATTGATTTACCTATACCTATTGCAGACTGTTCTGCAGCCATCGGTCTCCACTGAATCATGGATATTCTCTGAGGATGAGGCAATTCAAAGTTATGATATGATTCACCATCACTATAATAGGCCAAGACACTTTTTCCTGCGTCGTCACACTCAGCTGGAAACTTCCTCCAAGAAGTTGCTGTGGCAAAAGGACCCTCGAATGACCAGGTGGAGGAAACCAGATCCTGAAGGTGATCCCCAGAGAACTTCCAAGCTATTTCCCAAGATTGGTTCCTTCTCTTCCACAGAACAATATCAGTTCCACCAACTATTATCCCATCCCCGGATCCTGTCCACTCAATCGCTTCAACTATTGTTTCCTGCACCAGTATGGCATTCTGACTCCAACAAAAAGAACCTGAATATGAGTAAAGACATACAAATTTAAGATAAAGACACATTAATATATCACTATACTAATTGAACCCAGAAGATGGATAACCATTCTCTCGTAACCCAATGGTATCACAATCCAAACCATTTGCTCAAAAACTGAACTCCAAAGACCGAAGAATAACAAGGAAGATGTATCGAGGCTTACCTTTCAAATCACGCGCGAAGAGGAAGATATAGTTCCCAGAGCCAACAGCGAGCTCGCCTACAGACGGCGTTACAGGAGACCAGCAAACTGCAGTAACTGGTTCGCCGGAAACCTCTAGAATCTGACGGAAAAATGGTCCGTTCGTGGAATCTTCGCCGCGGAGAGGAGAAGGTAGATGAGAGATGACGACGAGAGTGGATGCTCCGTAAGCAAGCCATGAGTAATTAGCGAAGTCGGGAAGCCAATCAATAGAAGATTGGGATCGAGTCGGAGCTGGAGGAACGATCTCCGATCTGAGTTGCCGGAGAGGCAAATGATCGATCCGATCTGTGACCAGTGAGATCGCGACGTGACTCGTCTCCGGCATAATCACTGGTTTTAACGGAAAACTCAAATCTTAGACCACAACTATTTTTTTCCGATTGTGCTACACAACTTACCAGTACGAGGATCACCGGACCCTCGTTCCAAGCCAGAAGGTTTGAGCTGGATCCTATATCTCATTTAGGCCCATATCTCATTGGGCCTCCTTATTGTATGTGTATTTTTATGatgtaaaaattataattccCTAATTTAATGTGTATTGTGAAGATAGAAATtgtgaattttgattattgtAGCCAAAACGTAAATAAATTGTCACGAGATCCGCAAATAAGAAGTGTTGCTGCTAAGAAGAAGTGTTGAGACCCGCAAATAATAAGGAACACACTTGTGTTGGCTTTGCTAACTATGATGACTGTTGTGTTgtttaatggaaaaaaaacacGTAAATATCAGAAATTTAcgtaattaaaaatcaaataagaaatttacGTAAATATCAGTATCAGTGGTCTTACaatataaggaaaaaaaaattcagaaattaaacaaaatttagaagaaaaaaaaaaaataaataaataagagttCTCTTTGGCAAATGAAGGCGTGCACGAACTTTTGATGATGACACGACCAATAAAGAATTAAGACCATCCAAACTTCCGACCAAGAAGCTTGATCCCTTcttactctttcttcttctttctctttcaacaCTCTAAAAAACCCCAACACGACCCTACTAAACACTCTCTAATCATGCTAAATCATGCACCTCACTAATCCCGGCTGATCCTAAAGTTGATGATTAACGACCTGTCAAAAGAAATAGTCATTAGGTCACCGGGTTGGTCCAGATCAGTCAGCGGTTTGGTAGAGAATCCTGCATCATAATGTATAAAGCTTTTActgattcaaaatcaaagagcAGACACTAACTAAGAGTATCTTTCTCCTTTTATAGTAACTCGTGTGTTGCCTTCAATCTCACGCTGGGGTCAAGAAACAAGTCACGCTTTCCCAACACCTTATAATCACTAATGTCTCTGTTCCCAACTCTCCAAATCATGAAACTTTTCCTCAactctatttattttatttcctaTTTTTCGCCTTCAGACGCTATAAAAACCAGTTGCATTAAGCAGTATCTTTCAACCTCAAATCTCCTTGTCTCTTTCCATTCAAGATGACCAGTTCAGCTGTCCCGTCCTTGTTCCGGCTTAGCTTTCTCTTGTTCACTCTTCAAGTAATGAATATTGGCAGGATTGGCGCTGCAACTAGATTCTACCAATTCAAGGTATCAGCAACGCAAAATGTTAACTTCCTATTCAAATTAGAATCAATATTGAACACAGTTTTCATCTCATGCATGcctatttctttttcttttctctgtaTTCAGATTTCTAAACAGTGGTCTGTTGTTGTGTCACTGATTTTTCTAACAGGTACAAACAATAAGACTCACCAGGCTATGCCAAACAAACGAGATTGTAACAGTCAACAAGAAATTCCCTGGCCCGGCGATATCTGCTCAAGAAGATGACAGAATTGTCATTAAAGTCATCAACATGACTCCCTATAATACCACAATTCATTGGTATGCCGATGtacatatacacatatacataaaatataaatgcTTTTTAAACGAATTCTAGACTAACAAAACTTGTTT
It encodes the following:
- a CDS encoding uncharacterized protein (unknown protein; Has 30201 Blast hits to 17322 proteins in 780 species: Archae - 12; Bacteria - 1396; Metazoa - 17338; Fungi - 3422; Plants - 5037; Viruses - 0; Other Eukaryotes - 2996 (source: NCBI BLink).), with the protein product MIWRVGNRDISDYKVLGKRDLFLDPSVRLKATHELL